The following proteins come from a genomic window of Corynebacterium crudilactis:
- the secE gene encoding preprotein translocase subunit SecE, protein MSDEQNSGVGGTSRPTGKRQLSGAATTSTSSYEAKQVSSPKKSSDSSDSKPGGGVVSFLPEVVGEVRKVIWPTARQMVIYTLVVLGFLVILTALVSSVDFVAGLGVEKILSP, encoded by the coding sequence GTGAGCGACGAGCAGAATTCTGGCGTAGGCGGAACATCTCGCCCAACTGGTAAGCGCCAGCTGTCGGGTGCAGCTACTACCTCTACCTCCTCGTACGAGGCTAAGCAGGTATCTTCGCCAAAGAAGTCGTCTGATTCAAGCGATTCAAAGCCTGGTGGGGGCGTTGTCTCGTTCTTGCCTGAGGTTGTAGGGGAAGTCCGTAAGGTTATCTGGCCTACCGCTCGTCAGATGGTTATTTACACCCTGGTTGTTTTGGGATTCTTGGTTATCCTGACTGCTTTGGTCTCGAGCGTGGATTTCGTGGCCGGCCTTGGAGTTGAGAAGATTCTTAGTCCGTAG
- the nusG gene encoding transcription termination/antitermination protein NusG has protein sequence MSDENINEFDLAEEFAQDEDFDIAAGFSDEFEDADLEAGEEALAEAPEEALEESLEEAPAEAPAEAPEEDVEADSLAQAAAALGDTEEQDADAEYKARLRKFTRELKKQPGAWYIIQCYSGYENKVKANLDMRAQTLEVEDDIFEVVVPIEQVTEIRDGKRKLVKRKLLPGYVLVRMEMNDRVWSVVRDTPGVTSFVGNEGNATPVKHRDVAKFLMPQEQAVVTGEAAAAANEGEQVVAMPTDNKKPQIAVDFQVGEAVTILTGAFASVSATISSIDPETQKIEALVSIFGRETPVDLSFDQVEKVS, from the coding sequence ATGAGCGATGAGAACATCAACGAGTTTGATCTTGCAGAAGAGTTTGCGCAGGACGAAGATTTTGATATTGCTGCAGGCTTCAGCGATGAATTCGAAGACGCTGACTTGGAAGCTGGCGAAGAAGCACTAGCAGAAGCGCCAGAAGAAGCACTTGAAGAGTCACTGGAGGAAGCGCCAGCAGAAGCTCCGGCAGAAGCGCCAGAAGAAGATGTTGAGGCTGACAGCCTTGCTCAGGCTGCTGCGGCTCTTGGTGATACCGAAGAGCAGGATGCTGACGCGGAGTACAAGGCTCGTCTGCGTAAGTTCACTCGTGAGCTGAAGAAGCAGCCTGGTGCTTGGTACATCATTCAGTGCTACTCCGGCTACGAGAACAAGGTGAAGGCTAACCTTGATATGCGTGCTCAGACCCTTGAGGTTGAGGATGACATCTTCGAGGTTGTTGTTCCTATCGAACAGGTCACTGAGATTCGTGACGGTAAGCGCAAGCTCGTTAAGCGCAAGCTGCTGCCAGGCTATGTTCTCGTTCGCATGGAGATGAACGACCGCGTGTGGTCTGTTGTTCGCGATACTCCTGGTGTGACCAGCTTCGTGGGGAACGAAGGCAACGCAACTCCAGTGAAGCACCGCGATGTTGCTAAGTTCCTGATGCCTCAGGAGCAGGCTGTTGTTACCGGTGAAGCTGCGGCTGCTGCTAACGAAGGCGAGCAGGTTGTTGCAATGCCTACCGATAATAAGAAGCCACAGATTGCTGTTGACTTCCAGGTCGGCGAGGCTGTCACCATCTTGACCGGCGCATTCGCTTCCGTGTCTGCAACGATTTCCTCTATTGACCCAGAGACCCAGAAGATTGAAGCACTTGTTTCCATCTTCGGCCGTGAGACCCCGGTTGACCTTAGCTTTGATCAGGTTGAAAAGGTCAGCTAG
- the rplK gene encoding 50S ribosomal protein L11, whose protein sequence is MAPKKKKKVSGLIKLQINAGQANPAPPVGPALGAHGVNIMEFCKAYNAATENQRGNVVPVEITVYEDRSFDFKLKTPPAAKLLLKAAGLQKGSGVPHTDKVGKVSMAQVREIAETKKEDLNARDIDAAAKIIAGTARSMGITVEG, encoded by the coding sequence ATGGCTCCTAAGAAGAAGAAGAAGGTCTCCGGCCTCATCAAGCTCCAGATCAACGCTGGACAGGCAAACCCTGCTCCTCCAGTTGGTCCAGCACTTGGTGCTCACGGCGTCAACATCATGGAGTTCTGCAAGGCTTACAACGCTGCGACTGAAAACCAGCGCGGCAACGTTGTTCCTGTTGAGATCACCGTCTACGAAGATCGTTCATTCGATTTCAAGCTGAAGACTCCTCCAGCTGCAAAGCTTCTGCTCAAGGCTGCTGGCCTGCAGAAGGGCTCCGGCGTTCCTCACACCGATAAGGTCGGCAAGGTTTCCATGGCTCAGGTTCGCGAGATCGCTGAGACCAAGAAGGAAGACCTGAACGCACGCGACATCGACGCAGCTGCGAAGATTATCGCTGGTACCGCTCGTTCCATGGGCATCACCGTCGAAGGCTAA
- the rplA gene encoding 50S ribosomal protein L1 gives MSKNSKAYRAAAEKIDAGRVYSPIEAAGLVKETSSKNYDASVDVAIRLGVDPRKADQLVRGTVSLPNGTGKTVRVAVFAQGEKATEAEAAGADFVGTDELVEKIQGGWTDFDVAIATPDQMAKIGRIARVLGPRGLMPNPKTGTVTNDVAKAIEEVKGGKISFRVDKASNLHAAIGKASFDEKALAQNYGALLDEIIRIKPSSSKGIYIKRVTLSSTTGPGVEVDTHVTKNYAGEA, from the coding sequence ATGAGCAAGAACTCAAAGGCTTACCGCGCAGCGGCAGAGAAGATCGACGCTGGTCGCGTCTACTCCCCAATCGAGGCTGCTGGCCTTGTCAAGGAGACCTCCTCCAAGAACTACGACGCTTCCGTCGACGTAGCTATCCGCCTGGGCGTTGACCCACGTAAGGCTGATCAGCTTGTTCGTGGCACCGTCTCCCTGCCAAACGGCACCGGTAAGACCGTTCGCGTTGCTGTGTTCGCACAGGGCGAGAAGGCAACCGAGGCTGAGGCTGCTGGCGCTGACTTCGTTGGCACCGACGAGCTCGTCGAGAAGATCCAGGGTGGCTGGACCGACTTCGACGTTGCTATTGCAACCCCTGACCAGATGGCTAAGATCGGCCGCATCGCTCGTGTCCTGGGCCCACGTGGTCTGATGCCAAACCCTAAGACTGGCACCGTCACCAACGATGTTGCTAAGGCTATCGAAGAGGTCAAGGGCGGAAAGATCTCTTTCCGCGTTGATAAGGCTTCTAACCTGCACGCTGCTATTGGTAAGGCTTCCTTCGACGAGAAGGCTTTGGCTCAGAACTACGGTGCTCTCCTCGATGAGATCATCCGTATCAAGCCTTCTTCTTCCAAGGGCATCTACATCAAGCGCGTTACCCTGTCTTCCACCACCGGTCCTGGTGTTGAGGTCGACACTCACGTAACCAAGAACTACGCAGGCGAAGCATAA
- a CDS encoding heavy metal translocating P-type ATPase, with amino-acid sequence MDAKLKAPNPWLLFIRSTDGMITVAALIAIAVHLILWLAVGAEEIDKNWPLIAIVVIGGIPLMWDVVKSAIKTRGGADTLAAVSIITSVLLGEWLVAAIIVLMLSGGEALEGAASRRASGTLDALARRAPSTAHRLLGSSLLDGGMEEIAVADIAIGDVMAVLPHELCPVDGEVVEGHGTMDESYLTGEPYVVSKSKGSQAMSGAVNGDTPLTIVATKRAHDSRYAQIVGVLHEAEDNRPEMRRMADRLGAWYTVIALALGGVGWIISGDPLRFLAVVVVATPCPLLIAVPVAIIGAISLAARRGIIVKNPGMLENASEVKTVMFDKTGTLTYGRPVITDIHTAPGFEEDQVLALAASVERYSRHPLAEAIREGAQTRELNLPDVVEVSERPGQGLTGMVGGHLIRITNRRSALEIDPDSGNHIPVTSSGMESVVLVDGNYAALIRLRDEPRASAGEFIAHLPRKHKVDKLMIISGDRGSEVRYLADKVGIDEVHAEASPEKKLEIVKKHNERGATMFLGDGINDAPAMAVATVGVAMGANSDVTSEAADAVILDSSLERLDDLIHISARMRRIALQSAGGGMVLSIIGMIFAVFGVLTPLMGAIVQEVIDVLAILNSARVALPKGSISDFDTPNKSS; translated from the coding sequence ATGGACGCAAAGCTCAAAGCCCCAAACCCATGGTTGTTATTTATCCGATCCACTGATGGCATGATTACTGTCGCAGCGCTCATTGCGATAGCGGTGCACCTTATTCTTTGGTTGGCGGTAGGCGCAGAAGAAATTGACAAGAACTGGCCGTTAATCGCAATTGTTGTCATTGGTGGCATCCCGTTGATGTGGGATGTTGTGAAATCAGCAATTAAAACTCGTGGTGGTGCAGACACTTTAGCTGCAGTATCGATTATTACTTCGGTGCTGTTGGGGGAGTGGCTGGTTGCCGCGATCATTGTGCTGATGCTTTCTGGTGGTGAAGCACTCGAAGGAGCTGCTTCGAGAAGAGCAAGTGGCACGTTGGATGCTTTGGCTAGGCGTGCTCCCAGTACAGCTCATCGTCTGTTAGGTTCTTCCCTCCTTGATGGCGGAATGGAAGAGATAGCCGTTGCAGATATTGCCATTGGTGATGTGATGGCAGTGCTTCCACATGAGTTATGTCCCGTGGATGGTGAAGTGGTTGAAGGACACGGAACCATGGATGAGTCCTATCTGACTGGTGAGCCATATGTGGTGAGCAAGTCTAAGGGATCGCAGGCAATGTCTGGAGCGGTCAATGGTGATACTCCGTTGACCATCGTGGCAACAAAGCGTGCGCATGATTCGCGTTATGCACAAATCGTTGGTGTCTTGCATGAGGCAGAGGATAATCGTCCGGAAATGCGCAGAATGGCGGATCGTCTCGGAGCTTGGTACACCGTTATCGCGCTGGCATTGGGTGGTGTCGGCTGGATTATTTCAGGTGATCCATTGCGCTTTTTGGCTGTTGTGGTTGTTGCTACTCCATGTCCACTGCTTATCGCTGTGCCGGTGGCAATTATTGGTGCGATCTCTTTGGCTGCTCGTCGGGGCATTATTGTGAAAAACCCTGGCATGCTGGAAAACGCTTCAGAGGTGAAGACAGTGATGTTTGATAAAACTGGAACCCTTACTTATGGCAGGCCAGTCATTACTGATATTCATACGGCACCAGGCTTTGAAGAAGATCAGGTGCTTGCACTCGCAGCTTCGGTGGAACGCTATTCCAGGCATCCACTCGCGGAGGCGATTCGCGAAGGGGCACAAACACGGGAGCTTAATCTCCCTGATGTGGTGGAAGTGTCTGAACGTCCAGGACAAGGTCTGACTGGCATGGTTGGTGGGCATTTGATTCGCATTACTAACCGACGCAGTGCACTGGAAATCGATCCTGATAGCGGGAACCATATTCCGGTGACAAGTTCTGGAATGGAATCAGTGGTGCTTGTCGATGGTAACTATGCAGCATTGATTCGTCTGCGTGATGAACCGCGTGCATCTGCGGGAGAATTTATTGCGCACTTGCCTCGCAAACACAAAGTGGACAAATTGATGATCATCTCTGGTGATCGTGGTTCTGAGGTGCGCTACCTGGCAGACAAAGTGGGCATCGATGAAGTACATGCTGAGGCCTCTCCAGAGAAAAAGCTGGAGATTGTGAAGAAACACAATGAGCGTGGAGCCACGATGTTTCTTGGCGATGGCATCAACGATGCACCAGCCATGGCAGTTGCAACTGTTGGTGTTGCCATGGGTGCGAACTCGGATGTCACTTCGGAGGCAGCGGATGCTGTTATCTTGGATTCCTCATTGGAGCGTCTTGATGATCTGATCCATATCAGTGCACGGATGCGTCGAATAGCTTTGCAATCAGCCGGCGGTGGAATGGTTTTGAGCATCATTGGCATGATTTTTGCGGTCTTTGGTGTGCTGACTCCACTGATGGGTGCCATTGTGCAAGAGGTGATTGATGTCTTAGCGATTCTTAACTCCGCGAGGGTGGCGTTACCTAAAGGATCAATCAGTGATTTTGATACTCCAAATAAATCCTCCTAG
- a CDS encoding phytoene desaturase family protein: MYYEGVTFRDEATRQNESKHAVIVGAGPNGLTTAALLAQAGWQVDVYEAAAAPGGAARSESVLGEGTITDLGAAGHPFGVASPAFHYLGLEDYGLEWAHSPYAMAHPLDDGRAGLLETSLVGTAERLGADARHWKVLHRNLTKNIDQHLENLLSPVLKWPAHPLRMAQFGPPALLSARCLADMAFETEEARSLFIGSAVHSVAPPTKPMTAAFGLLFGALGMSRGWPVAVGGSGSIVNALVQVIHKHGGRIHCNEPIDSLTPFRSADAIILNQTPSQALKLHGVELDARVTQRMQKWTTGPGSYKVDYLLDGPIPWTNPEVGKATTVHVCGNSQEVAFAEAEIAAGRMPKRPFIILCQQQVADPSRAREGHHVVWAYAHVPRGFVEKRTALAIAEQIERFAPGFRDRIVHSVETNAVKLEAWNANLNGGDITAGTALMRRMPSKIGEKTYMASASNAPGGGVHGMPGWWAAQAVLADHK, from the coding sequence ATGTATTATGAGGGCGTGACATTTCGAGATGAAGCCACACGTCAAAATGAATCCAAGCATGCAGTAATTGTTGGTGCTGGACCCAACGGATTAACTACAGCAGCATTGCTTGCTCAAGCAGGGTGGCAGGTAGATGTCTATGAGGCAGCAGCCGCTCCGGGTGGGGCGGCGAGATCTGAAAGTGTCCTGGGGGAGGGGACTATTACCGATTTGGGTGCCGCAGGGCACCCTTTTGGTGTGGCAAGCCCAGCTTTTCATTATTTAGGCCTGGAAGATTATGGTCTGGAATGGGCGCATTCTCCCTATGCGATGGCACACCCACTAGATGATGGCCGTGCAGGGTTGCTGGAAACCTCGCTGGTTGGGACTGCTGAGCGGTTGGGCGCAGACGCTCGGCATTGGAAAGTGCTTCATCGCAACCTAACGAAGAATATTGATCAGCATTTAGAAAACTTATTGAGCCCGGTGTTGAAATGGCCAGCGCACCCTCTGCGGATGGCACAGTTTGGTCCCCCTGCCTTGCTCTCTGCGCGGTGTTTAGCGGATATGGCTTTTGAAACTGAAGAAGCACGATCCTTATTTATTGGTTCAGCTGTCCATTCGGTAGCGCCGCCAACGAAACCAATGACGGCTGCTTTTGGGTTGTTATTTGGAGCCTTGGGTATGTCTCGAGGATGGCCAGTTGCTGTTGGCGGAAGTGGCAGCATCGTTAATGCTCTGGTGCAAGTTATTCATAAGCACGGTGGCCGGATTCATTGTAATGAACCGATTGATTCGCTCACTCCTTTTCGTAGTGCTGATGCCATCATCTTGAACCAAACCCCTTCTCAAGCCTTGAAGCTGCACGGCGTAGAACTGGACGCGAGAGTAACGCAGCGCATGCAGAAGTGGACAACTGGCCCAGGCTCTTACAAAGTGGATTATCTTCTGGATGGCCCAATTCCGTGGACTAATCCTGAGGTTGGAAAAGCTACCACGGTGCATGTGTGTGGAAATTCTCAGGAAGTTGCCTTCGCCGAAGCTGAGATTGCTGCAGGTAGGATGCCTAAGCGGCCGTTTATTATTCTGTGCCAGCAGCAGGTGGCGGATCCATCTCGTGCCCGGGAGGGCCACCACGTTGTGTGGGCGTACGCGCATGTGCCGCGGGGGTTCGTCGAAAAGCGAACTGCGTTGGCAATCGCTGAGCAGATTGAACGCTTCGCGCCTGGATTTAGGGATCGCATTGTGCATTCGGTGGAGACGAATGCGGTGAAATTGGAAGCGTGGAACGCTAATTTGAACGGCGGGGATATCACCGCGGGCACGGCACTGATGCGACGGATGCCATCCAAAATTGGTGAGAAAACATATATGGCCTCCGCATCCAACGCCCCGGGTGGGGGAGTTCATGGCATGCCTGGATGGTGGGCGGCACAGGCTGTTTTGGCGGATCATAAGTAG